Within the Pelagovum pacificum genome, the region TGGACGGCGTTCCGCGCGGGCACCTCGCAGCCGCGCGTCGCGGTGATCGGCGGTGGCGTCGCCGGGGCGGAGCTGTCAATGGCCATGGCGCACGCGCTGCGCGACCGGGATGCCAGCGTGACGCTGATCGACCGGGGGGAGGCGCTCGACGGGTTCACCGACGACGTGCGGGACAGGCTGATGGCCGCCGTGACCGCGACCGGTGTCACGGTGCGCGAGAACGTGGACGTGTCGGAGGTCGAGGAGGGGGCGCTGCTCACGTCCGAAGGCCGGATCGAGGCCGATCTGATCGTCGGAGCCGCCGGCGCGCGACCGCCTGCCTGGCTTACCCAGACCGGACTGGACCTGCACGACGGTTTCATCGCGGTGGACAGCCGGCTGCGCTCCTCCGTCCCCGAGGTCTTCGCCGCCGGGGACTGCGCCCATCTCAGTCATGCGCCGCGTCCGAAGGCCGGGGTCTTCGCGGTGCGCGAGGCGCCGGTGCTTTACGACAACCTCCGCGCAGCGCTGTCGGGCGGGCGGCTGCGGGTCTACCGGCCGCAGAAGGATTACCTCAAGCTCATCTCGCTCGGCGGGAGATCGGCGGCGGCGGAGAAGCGCGGCCGCCTGTTCGCGGGGCCGTTGATGTGGCGCTGGAAGGACTGGATCGACCGGCGCTTCATGCGGAAGTTCGCGGATCTGCCGTCGATGGCCGAGCCGCCGCCGCTGGTCGCCGCGGACGGCGTGCGAGAGGCGCTCGGGGATGCGCCGATGTGCGGCGGTTGTGGCGCGAAGCTCGGCAAGGGCGCGCTGGGCGATGTTCTGACCGCGCTGCCGCACGGGCGCGACGACGTGGAGACGCGGCCGGGCGATGACGCCGCCGTGCTGCGCTTCGGCGACACGCGGCAAGTGGTGACCGTCGATCACCTGCGTGCCGTCACCGACGACCCGGTGCTGATGACGCGGATCGCGGCGATCCATGCGCTCGGCGACATCTGGGCGATGGGGGCGACGCCGCAGGCCGCCCTGCCGAGCCTGATCCTGCCGCGGATGGCCCCGGCCCTGCAGGTGCGGACGCTGCGCGAGATCATGGAGACCGCGACGGAGGTCTTCTCGTCGGAAGGGGCGGAGATCGTCGGCGGGCACTCCTCGATGGGGTCGGAGATGACCCTCGGCTTCACGCTGACCGGCCTGCTGGAGCGGCCGGCGATCACGCTGGCCGGGGCGCGGCCCGGCGACGCGCTGATCCTGACGAAGCCGATCGGGTCGGGCGTGA harbors:
- the selD gene encoding selenide, water dikinase SelD, which gives rise to MRADVPLTRDLVLIGGGHTHALVLRKWGMQPLPGVRLTLIDPNPAAAYSGMLPGMVAGHYEPDELQIDLGRLARFAGARLVTGAVDGIDPDARTVHVPGRPAIAYDICSVDVGITSGMPDLPGFDRFAVPAKPLAAFADRWTAFRAGTSQPRVAVIGGGVAGAELSMAMAHALRDRDASVTLIDRGEALDGFTDDVRDRLMAAVTATGVTVRENVDVSEVEEGALLTSEGRIEADLIVGAAGARPPAWLTQTGLDLHDGFIAVDSRLRSSVPEVFAAGDCAHLSHAPRPKAGVFAVREAPVLYDNLRAALSGGRLRVYRPQKDYLKLISLGGRSAAAEKRGRLFAGPLMWRWKDWIDRRFMRKFADLPSMAEPPPLVAADGVREALGDAPMCGGCGAKLGKGALGDVLTALPHGRDDVETRPGDDAAVLRFGDTRQVVTVDHLRAVTDDPVLMTRIAAIHALGDIWAMGATPQAALPSLILPRMAPALQVRTLREIMETATEVFSSEGAEIVGGHSSMGSEMTLGFTLTGLLERPAITLAGARPGDALILTKPIGSGVILAAKMRGLAKGRWVVGTFEQMTRPQGDAARLLSGAHAMTDVTGFGLAGHLLGICQASGVAAELDLHAIPLMEGAAELARTGVRSTIWAENRALVPALGAGDVADLLYDPQTCGGLLAAVADPDAVLPGLRAAGVEAAVIGRIVEGAPGIRRSGQ